A part of Anaeromyxobacter diazotrophicus genomic DNA contains:
- a CDS encoding PHP-associated domain-containing protein, whose protein sequence is MLIRLAMLIDLHVHSHHSPGGALAPRDIVRRAKAAGLDGVVVTDVNSLDGLDEVRAAGREEGLLALVGAELVTDHGHYLCYFPDPARVPAPPQMFGTTPWRVRDVVERVRQLGGAVVAAHPYDKSIERPSGDFIFSLEGLTAVEGLCARRKGPANDLAVEAADHMSLPCVGGSGAHDTLDDVGKAATLFREPVATEADLVRQLLAGHVFCVAVGVTPQEPARGGRDRGGERRRGGGRERR, encoded by the coding sequence GTGCTAATCCGCCTCGCCATGCTCATCGACCTGCACGTCCACAGCCACCACTCGCCCGGCGGCGCGCTCGCGCCCCGCGACATCGTCCGCCGCGCCAAGGCGGCCGGGCTGGACGGCGTGGTGGTGACGGACGTGAACTCGCTCGACGGGCTGGACGAGGTGCGCGCCGCTGGCCGCGAGGAGGGCCTGCTCGCGCTGGTGGGGGCGGAGCTCGTCACCGATCACGGCCACTACCTCTGCTACTTCCCGGACCCGGCGCGCGTCCCGGCCCCGCCGCAGATGTTCGGGACGACCCCCTGGCGCGTGCGCGACGTGGTCGAGCGGGTGCGCCAGCTCGGCGGGGCGGTGGTGGCCGCGCACCCGTACGACAAGAGCATCGAGCGGCCGAGCGGCGACTTCATCTTCTCGCTCGAGGGGCTCACCGCGGTCGAGGGGCTGTGCGCGCGCCGCAAGGGGCCGGCCAACGATCTCGCGGTGGAGGCCGCCGACCACATGAGCCTGCCGTGCGTGGGGGGCTCCGGCGCCCACGACACCCTCGACGACGTCGGCAAGGCGGCGACGCTCTTCCGCGAGCCGGTGGCCACCGAGGCCGACCTGGTGCGGCAGCTCCTCGCCGGGCACGTCTTCTGCGTCGCGGTCGGGGTCACGCCCCAGGAGCCGGCGCGCGGCGGGCGAGACCGCGGCGGCGAGCGCCGGCGCGGCGGCGGCCGCGAGCGCCGCTGA
- a CDS encoding HAD family hydrolase — translation MPLRAVVTDLDNTLYPWVDYIVPSLEAMVASLEQTTRRPRIDIIQSLKAVYARHGSNEYPFAIQESSLFHPYDSDFDSFDALVVRPAQRAFAEARRRYLAPYPAVRATLLALKDRGIPVVALTDAPRNAVEYRVRLLELDGLLDAVYALRSYRLPRNVNPEIRRRDAAGYYRLKQTKVIELPRAAEKPAPMGLRRVLADLGLEASEVLYVGDNAKKDMALAKACGAVGVWAEYGTYISAEYRDRLAVISAKSVTRRHVSDEVADPGLRAPPPRWPLAISSFAQVLEVLEGARWTRPGRAAPAR, via the coding sequence GTGCCGCTCCGCGCCGTCGTCACCGACCTCGACAACACCCTGTACCCCTGGGTCGACTACATCGTGCCGAGCCTGGAGGCGATGGTGGCCTCGCTCGAGCAGACGACGCGGCGGCCGCGGATCGACATCATCCAGTCGCTCAAGGCGGTGTACGCCCGCCACGGCTCGAACGAGTACCCGTTCGCCATCCAGGAGTCGTCGCTCTTCCACCCGTACGACTCGGACTTCGACTCGTTCGACGCGCTGGTGGTGCGGCCGGCGCAGCGCGCCTTCGCGGAGGCGCGGCGGCGCTACCTCGCGCCGTACCCCGCCGTGCGCGCGACGCTCCTCGCGCTCAAGGACCGGGGCATCCCCGTCGTCGCGCTGACCGACGCGCCCCGGAACGCCGTCGAGTACCGGGTGCGGCTGCTCGAGCTCGACGGGCTGCTCGACGCGGTGTACGCGCTGCGCTCGTACCGGCTGCCGCGCAACGTGAACCCGGAGATCCGCCGCCGGGACGCGGCCGGCTACTACCGCCTCAAGCAGACGAAGGTGATCGAGCTGCCCCGGGCAGCCGAGAAGCCGGCGCCCATGGGGCTCCGCCGCGTGCTGGCCGACCTCGGGCTCGAGGCCTCCGAGGTGCTGTACGTCGGCGACAACGCGAAGAAGGACATGGCCCTCGCGAAGGCGTGCGGCGCCGTCGGGGTCTGGGCCGAGTACGGGACCTACATCTCCGCCGAGTACCGCGACCGCCTGGCGGTCATCTCGGCCAAGAGCGTCACCCGCCGGCACGTCTCGGACGAGGTGGCCGACCCGGGCCTCCGCGCGCCACCGCCGCGCTGGCCGCTCGCCATCTCCTCCTTCGCGCAGGTGCTCGAGGTGCTCGAGGGCGCGCGCTGGACGCGCCCCGGCCGCGCCGCGCCGGCGAGGTGA
- a CDS encoding Em GEA1 (EM1) produces MPHKEKGHSQMTVREAGRLGGEARKQQLGSEGYSELGHKGGQRVRELIEEGKAAGRAAPPSEERGGTKRE; encoded by the coding sequence ATGCCGCACAAGGAGAAGGGTCACAGCCAGATGACGGTGCGCGAGGCCGGCCGGTTGGGCGGCGAGGCGCGCAAGCAGCAGCTCGGGAGCGAGGGGTACTCCGAGCTCGGCCACAAGGGCGGCCAGCGCGTCCGCGAGCTCATCGAGGAGGGGAAGGCCGCCGGGCGGGCCGCCCCGCCGTCCGAGGAGCGCGGCGGGACGAAGCGCGAATAG
- a CDS encoding sensor histidine kinase: protein MGQGEDPALWRYAVALGLAAAAVAAGAALQGELRGYASFLSFGAVLLAGLRGGAGPGFLALGVCAAAFAWQMGGPRSATWVEEPDPLHRLAFFVGFTALGVWAASAVREGYRYSHARRRRAEARAEGQRIAAELGARALAETDLDALLAATVAAVERALRCDAVTLLELQPDGESVRLREAAGLARTAAGQVFPRAEALLAFRVLAAREPLAVDDLAAEPEVASPALLRAGVTSSLVAPIVAAGPGGRSFGTLGAHSRARRPFGPDEASFLQAAANVIGTVVVRARAEERVRRTLEVERFLAEASRQLALSIDWQETLTRIAKLAVPFLGDWSLVVVLDGEGRPRSLAAEASDPARAAEARELLDRYPIDLAARHGVGRILRTGEPELLPEAAGDAFVEDDPGEGTPLRRDILRRLGMRSYLGAPLVSAGRVLGAIAFGVADGPRRYGPDDLAVAQALAQRCAAAIENARLYREAQEATRAREEVLAIVSHDLKTPLGALHMGAQMVTRLAPPGAPGDELRKAATTVRRTAERMGRLIHDLVDVASLEAGRPSLAPAEQEAAAVAREAAEALQALAADRGVALTVEAPEAVPLRCDRDRLLQVLTNLLANALQVTPAGGRVRLSARRGGEGVLFTVADDGPGIPAEDLPHLFERWYRGRRARYPGSGLGLAIARAIVEAHGGRIWVESVEGQGSAFSFALPCAGAGGAARAGR, encoded by the coding sequence GTGGGCCAGGGGGAGGATCCGGCGCTCTGGCGGTACGCCGTGGCGCTGGGGCTCGCCGCTGCCGCGGTCGCCGCGGGCGCCGCGCTCCAGGGCGAGCTGCGAGGCTACGCGAGCTTCCTCTCGTTCGGCGCGGTGCTCCTGGCGGGGCTGCGCGGCGGCGCCGGGCCGGGCTTCCTCGCGCTGGGGGTGTGCGCGGCCGCCTTCGCCTGGCAGATGGGCGGGCCCCGCAGCGCCACCTGGGTGGAGGAGCCCGACCCGCTCCACCGGCTCGCCTTCTTCGTGGGCTTCACCGCCCTCGGGGTGTGGGCGGCGAGCGCGGTGCGGGAGGGGTACCGCTACTCGCACGCGCGCCGCCGCCGGGCCGAGGCGCGCGCGGAGGGGCAGCGCATCGCCGCCGAGCTGGGGGCGCGGGCGCTCGCCGAGACCGACCTCGACGCGCTGCTGGCCGCGACCGTGGCGGCGGTCGAGCGCGCGCTGCGGTGCGACGCGGTGACCTTGCTGGAGCTGCAACCGGACGGAGAGTCCGTGCGGCTCCGGGAGGCCGCCGGGCTGGCGCGGACCGCCGCGGGCCAGGTCTTCCCGCGCGCCGAGGCGCTGCTCGCCTTCCGGGTGCTGGCGGCCCGCGAGCCCCTGGCGGTGGACGACCTGGCGGCGGAGCCGGAGGTCGCCTCGCCGGCGCTGCTCCGCGCGGGGGTGACCTCGAGCCTGGTGGCACCCATCGTCGCAGCGGGTCCCGGCGGGCGGTCCTTCGGCACGCTGGGCGCCCACAGCCGCGCGCGGCGCCCCTTCGGCCCCGACGAGGCGAGCTTCCTGCAGGCCGCCGCCAACGTGATCGGGACGGTGGTGGTGCGGGCCCGCGCCGAGGAGCGGGTGCGCCGCACGCTCGAGGTCGAGCGGTTCCTGGCCGAGGCAAGCCGGCAGCTCGCGCTCTCCATCGACTGGCAGGAGACGCTCACGCGGATCGCGAAGCTGGCGGTCCCGTTCCTGGGCGATTGGTCGCTGGTGGTGGTGCTGGACGGCGAGGGGCGGCCGCGCAGCCTGGCGGCCGAGGCGAGCGACCCGGCCCGCGCCGCCGAGGCCCGCGAGCTGCTCGACCGCTACCCCATCGACCTCGCCGCCCGGCACGGGGTGGGGCGGATCCTGCGCACCGGCGAGCCGGAGCTGCTCCCGGAGGCGGCGGGCGACGCGTTCGTGGAGGACGACCCGGGCGAGGGGACGCCGCTGCGCCGGGACATCCTGAGGCGCCTCGGGATGCGCTCCTACCTGGGCGCGCCGCTCGTGTCGGCGGGGCGCGTGCTGGGCGCGATCGCATTCGGGGTGGCCGACGGCCCGCGCCGCTACGGCCCGGACGACCTGGCCGTGGCGCAGGCGCTGGCGCAGCGCTGCGCCGCGGCGATCGAGAACGCGCGGCTCTACCGGGAGGCGCAGGAGGCGACCCGCGCGCGCGAGGAGGTGCTCGCCATCGTCTCGCACGATCTCAAGACGCCGCTGGGCGCGCTGCACATGGGGGCGCAGATGGTGACGCGCCTCGCCCCGCCGGGCGCGCCGGGCGACGAGCTGCGCAAGGCGGCCACCACGGTGCGCCGCACCGCCGAGCGCATGGGGCGCCTCATCCACGACCTCGTCGACGTGGCCAGCCTGGAGGCGGGCCGGCCCTCGCTGGCCCCCGCCGAGCAGGAGGCGGCCGCCGTCGCCCGCGAGGCGGCCGAGGCGCTGCAAGCGCTCGCCGCCGACCGCGGCGTCGCGCTCACCGTGGAGGCGCCCGAGGCGGTGCCGCTGCGGTGCGACCGCGACCGCCTGCTGCAGGTCCTCACGAACCTGCTCGCGAACGCGCTCCAGGTCACGCCGGCCGGCGGCCGGGTCCGGCTCTCGGCGCGGCGGGGAGGGGAGGGGGTCCTGTTCACGGTGGCGGACGACGGCCCCGGCATCCCGGCGGAGGACCTGCCGCATCTCTTCGAGCGCTGGTACCGCGGGCGGCGCGCGCGTTACCCCGGGTCGGGCCTGGGGCTCGCCATCGCGCGCGCCATCGTGGAGGCGCACGGCGGGCGCATCTGGGTCGAGAGCGTCGAGGGCCAGGGGAGCGCGTTCTCGTTCGCGCTCCCGTGCGCGGGCGCGGGCGGCGCGGCCCGGGCCGGGCGGTGA
- the truD gene encoding tRNA pseudouridine(13) synthase TruD, with protein MKLKQRPEDFSVTESWRFDQDPRGAWFVYLMDKQKLSTFEAVERICARAGVQPAEVSYCGLKDKQGRTTQLVAVRRKPVDLQDPDLRLKPLGRTGAPLSAVNTTSNRFAVTVRDLSEEDVARLPAAVAEVQRIGVVDYFDSQRFGSLKHGQGFLVKDLMRGDAEAALRNHLARPSELDRTADARVKTFWKEHWGEWQLKNPYPGAERYAPVLRWLRLHPQDFLGAFLRTEPRWRGLQVFAYQSWLWNEGVKQYLRDVVGVSRLVSIRYQAGTLLFPRALEPAQARLLHRRTFPLLAPDSRFDDPAVEKAALSVLGREDMTLASLAVPGAPQIHFDHEERPLLVVPGKLVVSEPSRDELNKGRLRVNVAFTLPPGAYATLVVKRLFWWTLTPGPEAKKPAKPPRPTAEELHAKRRETGFLAKKRARKAARAKPAR; from the coding sequence ATGAAGCTCAAGCAGCGGCCGGAGGACTTCTCCGTCACCGAATCGTGGCGTTTCGACCAGGACCCGCGCGGCGCGTGGTTCGTCTACCTCATGGACAAGCAGAAGCTCTCCACCTTCGAGGCGGTGGAGCGCATCTGCGCCCGGGCGGGCGTGCAGCCGGCCGAGGTGAGCTACTGCGGGCTCAAGGACAAGCAGGGGCGGACGACCCAGCTCGTCGCGGTGCGCCGCAAGCCGGTGGACCTGCAGGACCCCGACCTGCGGCTCAAGCCGCTCGGCCGGACGGGCGCGCCGCTGTCGGCCGTGAACACCACCTCCAACCGGTTCGCCGTGACCGTCCGCGACCTCTCGGAGGAGGACGTGGCGCGGCTGCCCGCCGCGGTGGCCGAGGTGCAGCGCATCGGGGTGGTCGACTACTTCGACTCCCAGCGCTTCGGCTCGCTCAAGCACGGGCAGGGGTTCCTGGTGAAGGACCTCATGCGCGGCGACGCCGAGGCCGCGCTCCGGAACCACCTCGCCCGGCCGAGCGAGCTCGACCGCACCGCCGACGCGCGGGTGAAGACCTTCTGGAAGGAGCACTGGGGGGAGTGGCAGCTCAAGAACCCCTACCCGGGCGCCGAGCGCTACGCGCCGGTGCTGCGCTGGCTCAGGCTCCACCCCCAGGACTTCCTCGGCGCGTTCCTCCGCACCGAGCCGCGCTGGCGCGGGCTGCAGGTCTTCGCCTACCAGAGCTGGCTCTGGAACGAGGGCGTGAAGCAGTACCTGCGCGACGTGGTCGGGGTCTCCCGGCTCGTCTCCATCCGGTACCAGGCCGGCACGCTCCTCTTCCCGCGCGCGCTCGAGCCCGCCCAGGCGCGGCTGCTGCACCGGCGCACCTTCCCGCTGCTCGCCCCGGACTCGCGCTTCGACGACCCGGCGGTGGAGAAGGCGGCCCTGTCGGTGCTGGGGCGCGAGGACATGACGCTCGCGAGCCTGGCGGTGCCCGGCGCGCCGCAGATCCACTTCGACCACGAGGAGCGCCCGCTGCTCGTCGTCCCGGGCAAGCTGGTGGTGAGCGAGCCCTCCCGCGACGAGCTCAACAAGGGGCGCCTGCGGGTGAACGTCGCCTTCACCCTGCCGCCCGGCGCCTACGCCACCCTGGTGGTGAAGCGCCTCTTCTGGTGGACGCTCACCCCCGGCCCCGAGGCGAAGAAGCCGGCCAAGCCCCCGCGCCCCACCGCCGAGGAGCTGCACGCGAAGCGCCGCGAGACCGGCTTCCTGGCGAAGAAGCGCGCCCGCAAGGCGGCGCGCGCCAAGCCCGCGCGCTGA
- a CDS encoding adenosylcobalamin-dependent ribonucleoside-diphosphate reductase — MARLTDNARAVLARRYLLRDDAGAVLEEPEGLWRRVATALAAAEEPGERSRWAERFEARMAGLELLPNSPTLMNAGRAGGQLAACFVLPVDDDLASIFDALKWAALIHQSGGGTGFSFSRLRPKGDLVRTTHGVASGPVSFIRVFDAATETIKQGGVRRGANMAVLGVEHPDVLEFVDAKRGPGLENFNISVAASDAFMRAAQRGEPFALRHPRSGAPAVEVSARELLDRIAGAAWASGEPGLVFLDRVEAANPTPDLARFEAVNPCGEQPLLPFEACTLGSINLGRFARGGAVDWDGLAACVRDGVRLLDDVLTVNVWPLPQIAAVSARNRKIGLGVMGWADLLVQLGVAYDAPAALALADELMGFVQREAHAASEALAAERGPFPGFATSALARAGGRPRRNATVTTIAPTGTLSVIAGCSSGVEPLFAVAYVRHALGGVSLEEEHPELLGRLRALGAEAALPRLLANGRARGVPGVPEEIQRVFATAHDVAPEVHVRMQAAFQRHVDNGVSKTINLPREATVESVRRAYELAFELGCKGITVYRDGTREGQVLTHGVAAAPNGCPQCGGLLTRSGGCETCQACGYATCETTE; from the coding sequence GTGGCGAGGCTCACCGACAACGCGCGCGCCGTCCTGGCGCGCCGCTACCTCCTGCGCGACGACGCCGGCGCGGTGCTGGAGGAGCCCGAGGGCCTGTGGCGCCGGGTGGCGACCGCGCTCGCGGCGGCCGAGGAGCCAGGCGAGCGCTCGCGGTGGGCCGAGCGGTTCGAGGCGCGGATGGCCGGGCTCGAGCTCCTCCCCAACTCTCCGACCCTCATGAACGCCGGCCGCGCCGGGGGGCAGCTCGCCGCCTGCTTCGTGCTGCCGGTCGACGACGACCTCGCCTCGATCTTCGACGCGCTCAAGTGGGCGGCGCTCATCCACCAGTCGGGCGGCGGGACCGGCTTCTCCTTCTCGCGCCTGCGGCCGAAGGGCGACCTCGTGCGCACCACCCACGGGGTGGCGAGCGGCCCGGTCTCGTTCATCCGCGTCTTCGACGCCGCCACCGAGACCATCAAGCAGGGGGGCGTGCGGCGCGGCGCGAACATGGCCGTGCTGGGGGTCGAGCACCCCGACGTGCTGGAGTTCGTCGACGCGAAGCGGGGCCCGGGGCTCGAGAACTTCAACATCTCGGTGGCGGCGAGCGACGCCTTCATGCGCGCCGCGCAGCGAGGGGAGCCGTTCGCGCTGCGCCACCCGCGCAGCGGCGCGCCGGCGGTCGAGGTGTCCGCCCGCGAGCTCCTCGACCGGATCGCCGGCGCGGCGTGGGCCTCGGGCGAGCCGGGCCTCGTGTTCCTGGACCGCGTCGAGGCGGCCAACCCCACCCCCGACCTGGCGCGCTTCGAGGCGGTCAACCCGTGCGGCGAGCAGCCGCTCCTGCCCTTCGAGGCCTGCACGCTCGGCTCGATCAACCTGGGCCGCTTCGCGCGCGGCGGCGCGGTCGACTGGGACGGTCTCGCCGCCTGCGTGCGGGACGGGGTGCGGCTGCTCGACGACGTCTTGACCGTGAACGTCTGGCCGCTGCCGCAGATCGCGGCGGTCTCGGCGCGGAACCGCAAGATCGGCCTGGGGGTCATGGGCTGGGCGGACCTGCTGGTGCAGCTGGGGGTGGCCTACGACGCGCCGGCGGCGCTGGCGCTCGCCGACGAGCTCATGGGGTTCGTGCAGCGCGAGGCGCACGCGGCGAGCGAGGCCCTGGCGGCCGAGCGCGGCCCGTTCCCGGGCTTCGCGACCAGCGCGCTGGCGCGCGCGGGCGGGCGGCCGCGCCGGAACGCGACCGTCACCACCATCGCGCCGACCGGCACGCTCTCCGTCATCGCCGGCTGCTCCTCGGGCGTGGAGCCGCTCTTCGCGGTGGCCTACGTCCGGCACGCGCTCGGCGGCGTGAGCCTGGAGGAAGAGCACCCGGAGCTCCTGGGCCGCCTGCGCGCGCTGGGGGCGGAGGCCGCGCTGCCGCGCCTGCTCGCCAACGGCCGCGCGCGCGGCGTGCCGGGCGTGCCGGAGGAGATCCAGCGCGTCTTCGCCACCGCCCACGACGTCGCGCCGGAGGTGCATGTGCGGATGCAGGCCGCCTTCCAGCGCCACGTCGACAACGGCGTCTCGAAGACGATCAACCTCCCCCGGGAGGCGACCGTCGAGAGCGTGCGCCGCGCCTACGAGCTCGCCTTCGAGCTGGGCTGCAAGGGCATCACCGTCTACCGCGACGGCACGCGCGAGGGCCAGGTGCTCACCCACGGCGTGGCCGCCGCCCCGAACGGCTGCCCCCAGTGCGGCGGCCTCCTCACCCGCAGCGGCGGCTGCGAGACCTGCCAGGCCTGCGGGTACGCGACCTGCGAGACGACGGAGTAG
- a CDS encoding DUF4265 domain-containing protein: protein MTENEAPGGYVRLLVSLEREAEAEVEGPEDEWLWAEPLGSERFRVESTPFFAYGLSHGDVVRGREDGETARFSDVERKSGHRTLRVALDLDLDVERPEIQRFLDDLLALGCTYEAMPPKIVALDVPPEVEVGEVVTRLQTQRRDGVLVWEWADPRPS, encoded by the coding sequence ATGACGGAGAACGAGGCTCCGGGCGGGTACGTGCGGCTCCTCGTCTCGCTCGAGCGCGAGGCGGAAGCGGAGGTCGAGGGCCCCGAGGACGAGTGGCTGTGGGCCGAGCCGCTCGGGTCGGAGCGTTTCCGCGTCGAGAGCACGCCCTTCTTCGCGTACGGCCTGTCGCACGGCGACGTCGTCCGCGGTCGGGAGGACGGGGAGACGGCGCGCTTCAGCGACGTCGAGCGCAAGAGCGGGCACCGCACCCTGCGGGTCGCGCTCGACCTCGACCTCGACGTGGAGCGCCCCGAGATCCAGCGCTTCCTGGACGACCTCCTGGCGCTCGGGTGCACCTACGAGGCCATGCCGCCCAAGATCGTCGCGCTCGACGTCCCGCCCGAGGTGGAGGTGGGCGAGGTGGTCACGCGGCTCCAGACGCAGCGCCGCGACGGGGTGCTGGTCTGGGAGTGGGCGGACCCGCGGCCGAGCTAG